A region of Ictalurus furcatus strain D&B chromosome 1, Billie_1.0, whole genome shotgun sequence DNA encodes the following proteins:
- the atxn1b gene encoding ataxin-1 → MKSNQERSNECLPPKKREILALEERQVLVASTVNESQSGENLAWLASVASMASMATVPNLVPSQSNSTEACSPTPSTKALTIVTEYPLSTSACNSSLSYTSSTPAGGLSGTTTITANPAVLSSNLPQATGPIQPTQLPPNLQIIGPYTSYISSQIVPAAASPTQSRRPTQEVYATAAVIPQASNGNPQKQHVISSLPNVAHTTSQCIQVEGTPVGLPVISPTSQVPFQLHTHSTVLAPHGLTLAPSQVLVHYADGLITKQPDFQSRDLQNGALGEVTVVKHTTSIVKGMSNKTESDDGQRQIQNLGLPAQTQVLLPADYAAHDSAGLQTSVMLVSSNHLMANNSTEFQSTQDKEHTSLARVERTRLSVGKPVSRVSSLSLPSSDSMAASLAPTLSPHTVLHTSPAAPTQELTTNLFSSTQLPIIGYITSTSGAPQQAVASYHSNLPQHLVISGSPSLLIPVSAGNMNTSSTESEVTRCSIPTISATTVQTVATGLPQAYITAATPTVTTSILPNGKEVMGPEEHHAAVGVPSSTQVQLPVLSAGVVAPPVPVLPPTPTGPQNAPVSPSSALPSYFMKGSIIQLADGELKRVEDLRTEDFLQSAEVSKELKIDSSTVERIDSSRTPDAVIIQFSVGEHKVQVCVEVLVEYPFFVFGQGWSSCCPDRTTQLLALSCAKLSVGDVCISLTLKSLRNGALRKDQPFGPVKNHNSTHHKAAKTSGQIGEPQAQREDQRDGNIFVLEGEQKFEGLGLKTSNSGNGVIISKNGEGKAHGAGSRKRRWSAPERGEIGRSQENDHPEETLPKLSFLSQEVKVSIEGRSSMGT, encoded by the exons ATGAAGTCTAACCAGGAGCGTAGTAATGAGTGCCTGCCTCCAAAGAAGAGAGAGATCCTGGCACTGGAAGAGCGGCAGGTCCTGGTTGCATCAACTGTGAATGAGAGTCAAAGTGGTGAGAACCTGGCATGGCTTGCTAGTGTAGCCAGCATGGCCAGCATGGCCACTGTTCCCAACCTAGTTCCCTCACAGAGCAACAGTACTGAAGCTTGCAGCCCAACACCATCGACCAAAGCCCTGACTATAGTGACAGAGTACCCACTTTCCACCTCTGCCTGCAACAGCTCCTTGTCATATACAAGCTCCACACCTGCAGGAGGTCTCTCTGGAACAACCACAATAACAGCCAACCCAGCTGTCCTCTCCTCCAATCTTCCTCAAGCAACAGGACCCATCCAGCCCACCCAGCTGCCACCTAATTTACAAATCATTGGACCTTACACCAGTTATATCTCCTCCCAGATAGTGCCAGCTGCAGCAAGTCCGACCCAGTCACGTAGACCTACCCAGGAGGTTTATGCTACCGCAGCTGTCATCCCACAAGCTTCTAATGGAAACCCACAGAAGCAGCATGTGATTTCATCCTTACCTAATGTAGCTCACACCACCAGCCAGTGCATTCAGGTAGAGGGCACCCCAGTTGGCTTGCCAGTGATTTCCCCAACTTCACAAGTACCCTTTCAACTTCACACTCATTCAACTGTTCTTGCCCCTCATGGCCTGACTCTTGCTCCCTCTCAGGTGCTTGTGCATTATGCTGATGGCCTCATCACAAAACAACCTGACTTCCAAAGCAGAGACCTGCAGAATGGTGCTCTGGGAGAGGTCACAGTGGTCAAACACACCACCAGCATTGTGAAGGGAATGTCTAACAAAACAGAAAGTGATGATGGCCAAAGACAGATTCAGAACCTAGGTCTCCCAGCCCAAACTCAGGTCTTGCTCCCTGCTGACTATGCTGCTCATGACAGTGCAGGACTTCAAACATCAGTCATGCTGGTGTCAAGCAACCACCTAATGGCCAATAATAGCACTGAGTTTCAGAGCACCCAGGATAAAGAGCACACATCTCTTGCTCGAGTTGAGAGAACAAGACTATCTGTGGGGAAaccagtctctagagtttcctccctttctctcccatCATCAGACAGCATGGCAGCATCTCTTGCTCCAACACTCTCCCCTCACACAGTCCTGCATACGTCTCCAGCTGCCCCTACCCAGGAACTTACTACAAACCTTTTCTCAAGCACACAGCTGCCTATTATCGGATACATTACTAGTACATCTGGGGCACCCCAGCAGGCTGTGGCCAGTTACCATAGCAACCTCCCACAGCATCTAGTGATCTCAGGCAGTCCCTCCCTCCTTATTCCTGTGAGCGCTGGCAACATGAACACGTCATCTACTGAGTCAGAGGTTACGCGCTGCTCCATCCCCACCATTTCTGCTACCACTGTACAGACTGTAGCAACAGGTCTGCCTCAGGCCTACATCACCGCAGCCACACCTACTGTTACAACCTCCATCCTCCCTAATGGCAAAGAGGTCATGGGGCCTGAAGAACATCATGCTGCAGTGGGAGTACCGAGTTCCACACAGGTGCAACTTCCCGTGCTTTCAGCAGGGGTAGTAGCACCTCCAGTTCCTGTGCTCCCTCCAACACCCACAGGCCCACAGAATGCACCCGTATCACCCTCATCAGCCCTGCCTTCATACTTCATGAAGGGCTCTATCATCCAGCTGGCAGATGGAGAGCTTAAGCGGGTGGAGGACCTAAGGACAGAGGACTTCCTACAGAGTGCAGAAGTGAGCAAAGAACTCAAAATTGATTCGAGCACAGTTGAACGGATAGACTCCAGCAGAACGCCTGATGCAGTTATCATACAGTTCTCAGTCGGGGAACACAAAGTACAG GTATGTGTGGAAGTGCTGGTAGAGTATCCTTTCTTCGTGTTTGGTCAGGGATGGTCATCCTGCTGCCCAGACCGCACTACCCAGTTACTGGCTCTGTCATGTGCCAAACTCTCTGTTGGTGATGTCTGCATCTCCCTCACCCTAAAGAGCCTGAGGAACGGTGCATTAAGAAAAGACCAACCCTTTGGTCCTGTGAAGAACCATAATAGCACTCACCATAAAGCAGCTAAAACCAGTGGACAGATTGGAGAGCCACAGGCTCAGAGAGAGGATCAGAGGGATGGGAACATTTTTGTATTAGAAGGGGAGCAAAAGTTTGAAGGTCTTGGGCTAAAGACTTCGAACTCTGGTAATGGTGTGATCATCTCAAAGAATGGAGAGGGGAAAGCTCATGGTGCAGGGAGTCGCAAGAGGAGGTGGTCTGCCCCAGAGCGAGGAGAGATCGGGAGGTCACAGGAGAATGACCACCCTGAAGAAACTCTGCCTAAACTTTCCTTCCTTTCACAGGAGGTAAAGGTCAGCATTGAAGGAAGGTCCAGTATGGGCACCTGA